One window of Cucurbita pepo subsp. pepo cultivar mu-cu-16 chromosome LG19, ASM280686v2, whole genome shotgun sequence genomic DNA carries:
- the LOC111781061 gene encoding uncharacterized protein LOC111781061, with the protein MGLLLTGKSKSTAVENWGMGLFLVFFSEDSPSAIADHNKLFPSSSSSSSSSGRRSNYNLLSKAQSTISVCALLVFVSLLLFTLSTFEPAIKMNLTPPRRLLSRKSTPIEIRTPSVNCWNWFRKMWKQKPAVVNTMTGSMAALQRMGTLYLRGTRAMADLTVVHVPEDVREDDFRLFLRLFHRSGVTAKSDSVFIFASLAFSEKFGPIIREENESFLKLLHRSRNSNITASRSAVAGFDVNQFVKIKEKKEPEEPIWGKKRKRFTNDSGGGEDELKRLSYGSVVSFDAAEIDPENSLSGFSDRITMSLRRWACYPMLLGRVRRNFKHVMLVDAKSSVLIGDPLGRIRNKGTESVILFTNKHTKKNSEKSHNLVNPAVVIGGARGVRRLSNAMVVEIARALMQHKKNSVSDSAVLSHLVNSEFLLKNVKVIMATESIPDASSLAGVDSGSVGSLSVPEKTTILQRSNHGNLREINSVILKKICSSEIDSSVYSDC; encoded by the coding sequence ATGGGCCTCTTGCTCACCGGAaaatccaaatccaccgcCGTCGAGAATTGGGGAATGGGCCTTTTTCTCGTCTTCTTCTCTGAAGATTCCCCCTCCGCCATTGCCGACCACAATAAGCtctttccatcttcttcttcttcttcttcttcttcaggtCGTCGGAGTAATTACAATCTTCTCTCTAAAGCTCAGTCCACCATTTCCGTCTGTGCTCTGCTCgtctttgtttctcttcttctcttcactCTCTCCACTTTCGAACCCGCCATTAAAATGAACCTCACACCTCCACGAAGGCTCCTCTCCCGGAAATCCACGCCGATTGAAATCCGTACGCCGTCGGTGAATTGCTGGAATTGGTTTCGCAAAATGTGGAAGCAGAAACCGGCCGTGGTGAATACGATGACCGGTTCTATGGCGGCGCTGCAACGTATGGGGACTCTGTATTTGCGAGGTACTCGCGCCATGGCGGACCTCACGGTTGTTCATGTACCGGAAGACGTCAGAGAAGACGACTTCCGCCTCTTTCTCCGACTGTTCCATCGGTCCGGTGTTACCGCTAAATCCGACTCCGTCTTCATCTTCGCCTCACTGGCGTTCTCGGAGAAATTCGGTCCGATTATTCGAGAGGAAAACGAATCGTTTCTGAAACTCCTTCACCGATCCAGGAATTCGAATATCACGGCGAGCCGGAGCGCGGTGGCGGGATTTGATGTGAATCAGTTTGTTAAgatcaaagagaagaaagaaccgGAGGAGCCGATTtggggaaagaaaaggaaacggTTCACTAACGATTCTGGCGGCGGCGAGGACGAGTTGAAGCGGTTGAGTTACGGCTCGGTGGTGAGTTTCGACGCGGCGGAGATTGATCCAGAGAATTCGCTTTCCGGCTTCTCAGATCGCATTACAATGAGTCTACGGCGGTGGGCGTGTTATCCGATGCTACTTGGACGAGTCCGCCGGAATTTCAAGCATGTAATGCTCGTCGACGCCAAAAGCTCGGTTCTAATCGGCGATCCACTCGGCCGAATAAGGAACAAAGGAACCGAGTCGGTGATTCttttcacaaacaaacacacaaaaaagaaCTCAGAAAAATCGCACAATCTGGTGAATCCGGCCGTCGTGATCGGTGGAGCACGGGGAGTCCGGCGGCTGTCAAACGCTATGGTTGTGGAAATCGCCAGAGCTCTGATGCAGCACAAGAAAAACTCGGTGTCCGACTCGGCAGTACTGAGTCACCTCGTTAACAGTGAATTTTTGTTGAAGAATGTGAAGGTGATCATGGCGACTGAGTCGATTCCCGATGCGAGTTCGCTCGCCGGAGTTGACTCAGGCTCCGTCGGTTCGTTGTCGGTGCCGGAGAAGACGACAATTTTACAGAGGAGTAATCATGGTAATTTACGTGAAATTAATTCTgttattttgaagaaaatatgttcGTCGGAAATTGATTCGTCTGTGTATAGCGATTGCTAG